The proteins below are encoded in one region of Pontibacter deserti:
- a CDS encoding response regulator codes for MIDRAFIIDDDEISIFLTSVMLETELFARHIESFDNAKDALIQLRNSNNELLPQVIFLDLNMPVLSGWEFLDALTENEERYKDKCSVFILTSSVDEQEKELAKQYRLVTGFLQKPLDERAIRRIKSRI; via the coding sequence ATGATTGACAGGGCTTTCATTATAGATGACGATGAAATAAGCATTTTTCTGACATCGGTTATGCTCGAAACAGAATTATTTGCCCGTCATATTGAAAGCTTTGATAATGCCAAAGATGCCCTAATACAACTACGCAACAGTAACAATGAACTGCTGCCACAGGTCATTTTCCTGGACCTGAACATGCCGGTGCTCAGTGGCTGGGAATTTCTGGATGCCTTAACTGAAAACGAAGAACGGTATAAAGACAAATGCAGTGTTTTTATACTTACCTCGTCTGTAGACGAACAGGAAAAAGAGCTTGCCAAGCAATATAGGCTCGTAACCGGCTTTCTGCAAAAGCCGCTCGATGAGCGGGCAATCCGCCGTATAAAGAGTCGTATCTAA
- a CDS encoding PAS domain-containing sensor histidine kinase: MTDSLTQEFYSSIIQNSHDMITILDSAGIYKYVSNSVELHFGFKPSELVGNTSLHFVHADDLPYVLQVLEAIQHQKQIKVKPFRYLHQNGSWRWLSLIITNMLDNPAVNGYVTNARDVTDEVESAALREKSQAYYKALFFNHPDLVLTLNEKGVIEESNASVSRISGYLSEEAIGKHFTQFIPPSNLEEALQAFRKVIAGGAHTFDTRIIDKDGGLLDINVTLVPVWLGNRITAVHCIAKDITQVKLSEKLLQEQATQLNNILGSITEAFFALNRQWCISYANNTFATYFNLPVQAILNRNIWMECPELVRTMFYRKCMEVMATGVAIEMEEYIETIQATTQYKIYPFEDGIAVCFTDITAKKAAQDELNKLSLVASKTTNGVIITDNKGRIEWVNNSFLQLTGYTLGEMLHQEPTAILQGPETDQDDILNMKRMLCLAIPFSEELLTYKKNGEKIWIAADITPILSENGEVEKFVVIYTDISERKFAEAKLLQMNENLVMQNRDLQQFTYIVSHNLRAPVANMMGLTRILPKLDISSQNYTMALENLDKSALRLDNVICDLSKILAVKSPDNTEAIELVDLHSITTEVVHSLQETLTSINASIDLQTAEGTLFHAKRAYVYSILHNLMTNAIKYRSEDRPLHLQLSISKNTEGINVQVQDNGLGMDMELVRPHIFKLYKRFHVHKEGKGLGLYLVKSQVEAMGGSIDVESIKGHGTTFRIHFKTPRYD; encoded by the coding sequence ATGACCGATAGCCTAACCCAGGAATTTTACAGTTCTATTATACAGAACAGTCATGACATGATCACGATTTTAGATTCCGCCGGAATCTATAAATACGTCAGTAATTCAGTAGAACTACATTTTGGATTTAAACCATCAGAGCTGGTAGGTAATACCTCGCTTCATTTTGTGCACGCCGATGATCTGCCCTACGTGCTGCAGGTACTGGAGGCAATCCAGCATCAGAAGCAAATAAAAGTCAAACCGTTCCGATACCTGCACCAGAACGGTTCATGGCGGTGGCTGAGCCTGATTATAACCAACATGCTGGACAACCCGGCAGTAAATGGCTATGTAACCAATGCCCGTGATGTAACAGATGAAGTTGAGTCTGCAGCCTTGCGTGAAAAAAGCCAGGCATACTATAAAGCTCTCTTCTTTAACCATCCCGATCTTGTGTTAACGCTCAACGAAAAAGGTGTTATTGAAGAAAGCAACGCAAGTGTCTCACGAATTTCCGGTTACCTTTCAGAAGAAGCTATTGGCAAACATTTTACACAATTTATTCCCCCTTCAAATCTTGAGGAGGCATTACAGGCTTTTCGTAAGGTAATCGCCGGCGGTGCCCATACATTCGATACCAGAATCATCGACAAAGATGGCGGCCTGCTGGATATAAACGTGACACTGGTACCAGTCTGGCTGGGTAACCGGATAACAGCCGTACACTGCATAGCAAAGGATATTACGCAGGTTAAATTATCGGAAAAGCTACTTCAGGAACAGGCAACTCAGTTAAATAACATACTTGGAAGTATAACGGAAGCCTTTTTTGCGCTAAACAGGCAATGGTGTATTTCTTATGCCAATAACACATTTGCCACCTACTTTAACTTACCAGTACAGGCCATACTTAACAGAAATATCTGGATGGAGTGCCCGGAACTGGTGCGTACTATGTTTTACCGCAAGTGTATGGAAGTAATGGCTACCGGTGTTGCCATTGAAATGGAAGAATATATTGAGACAATCCAGGCTACCACACAGTACAAGATCTACCCTTTTGAAGACGGTATTGCGGTTTGTTTTACAGACATTACAGCCAAGAAAGCGGCGCAGGATGAACTCAACAAACTATCGCTGGTTGCCAGCAAAACAACCAACGGCGTTATCATAACAGATAACAAAGGCCGTATAGAGTGGGTAAATAATTCGTTTCTGCAGCTTACAGGCTATACCTTAGGAGAAATGCTGCACCAGGAACCGACTGCTATACTTCAGGGGCCAGAAACAGACCAGGACGACATCCTGAACATGAAGCGTATGCTTTGCCTGGCTATACCATTCTCCGAAGAGCTGCTTACGTACAAAAAGAACGGCGAAAAAATATGGATCGCGGCTGATATCACCCCGATCCTGAGCGAAAATGGTGAAGTAGAGAAATTTGTAGTGATTTACACAGATATCTCGGAGCGTAAGTTTGCAGAAGCCAAGTTACTGCAGATGAACGAAAACCTGGTAATGCAGAATCGCGACCTGCAGCAGTTTACTTATATTGTTTCGCATAATCTGCGTGCTCCGGTAGCCAACATGATGGGCCTTACCAGGATACTTCCAAAGCTGGATATATCATCTCAAAATTATACAATGGCGCTTGAGAACCTGGATAAATCTGCCCTGCGCCTGGATAATGTGATCTGCGACCTGAGCAAAATCCTTGCTGTTAAAAGCCCTGATAATACAGAAGCCATAGAGTTGGTAGATCTGCATTCCATCACCACAGAGGTGGTACACAGCTTACAGGAAACCCTTACTTCTATTAATGCAAGTATAGACCTGCAAACAGCCGAAGGAACATTATTTCATGCTAAGCGGGCTTATGTTTACAGCATACTGCACAACCTGATGACGAATGCTATAAAGTACCGCTCTGAAGACAGACCTTTGCATTTACAGCTTAGCATTAGCAAGAATACTGAAGGGATTAACGTGCAGGTGCAGGACAATGGCTTGGGGATGGATATGGAATTGGTGCGGCCGCATATATTTAAACTTTATAAGCGATTTCATGTACATAAAGAAGGAAAAGGACTTGGTTTATACCTTGTAAAATCGCAGGTAGAAGCTATGGGTGGCTCCATTGACGTGGAAAGTATAAAAGGCCACGGCACCACATTCCGGATACACTTCAAAACACCCCGCTATGATTGA
- a CDS encoding metal-dependent hydrolase family protein, translating into MRFYLFRSLILFFCVLFAEISQAQHTSTYYLLKPDRVFDGEKMHDNWQVLVKGDTIAAIGVITRAPANTKIIELKGTTLLPGLIEGHSHLFLHPYNETPWNDQVLKESRAERVARATVHANNTLLAGFTTVRDLGTEGAGYDDVGLKQAIEKGVIPGPRMLIATKAIVATGSYGPKELSYEIETPIGAAVADGTEGLTREVREQMGKGADLIKVYTDYRWGLNQEAAPTFTLEEIKTIVEVAASGGRKVVAHASTPEGMRRAILAGVSTIEHGDNATTEIYRLMKKHNVALCPTLAAGDAITQYRGWKKGSEPEPERIQKKRKSFAAALKAGVTISMGGDAGVFTHGDNAREMEMMVDYGMKPLDVLKSATSVNADVFGLSNSLGRIKTGLLADIIAVQGNPATSISDIRKVTFVMKGGEIVLGE; encoded by the coding sequence ATGCGCTTTTACCTATTTCGTAGCCTTATACTGTTCTTTTGTGTGCTGTTTGCGGAAATAAGCCAGGCACAGCATACCTCAACATATTACCTGCTAAAACCAGACCGGGTGTTTGATGGCGAGAAGATGCATGATAACTGGCAGGTGTTGGTTAAAGGCGATACCATAGCAGCAATTGGGGTAATTACACGGGCTCCCGCAAACACTAAAATAATTGAGCTGAAGGGCACTACCCTGCTGCCAGGCTTGATTGAGGGACATAGCCATTTGTTTCTTCATCCCTACAACGAAACCCCCTGGAACGACCAGGTGCTGAAAGAATCGAGAGCAGAGCGAGTTGCCCGTGCTACCGTACATGCTAACAATACGTTACTGGCTGGCTTTACTACCGTTCGCGATTTAGGTACGGAAGGTGCAGGCTATGACGATGTCGGGCTAAAACAGGCCATTGAAAAAGGAGTTATACCTGGTCCGCGTATGCTGATCGCCACCAAAGCTATAGTTGCAACGGGTAGTTATGGCCCTAAAGAATTAAGCTATGAGATAGAGACTCCTATTGGCGCCGCTGTAGCCGATGGCACCGAAGGCCTTACCCGGGAAGTGCGTGAGCAGATGGGGAAAGGAGCCGACCTGATTAAAGTATACACCGATTACCGCTGGGGTTTAAACCAAGAAGCAGCTCCCACTTTTACACTGGAAGAAATTAAAACCATAGTGGAAGTGGCTGCAAGTGGTGGCAGAAAAGTAGTTGCCCATGCTTCTACCCCCGAAGGAATGCGCAGGGCTATACTTGCTGGTGTATCAACTATAGAACATGGCGATAATGCTACCACGGAAATTTACCGCCTCATGAAAAAGCATAACGTTGCGCTTTGCCCTACGTTGGCAGCCGGCGATGCTATAACCCAATACCGTGGCTGGAAGAAAGGAAGTGAGCCGGAGCCGGAACGAATACAGAAAAAACGTAAAAGCTTTGCTGCTGCCCTTAAAGCCGGAGTAACTATAAGCATGGGTGGTGATGCAGGCGTTTTTACCCACGGCGATAATGCCCGCGAAATGGAGATGATGGTCGACTATGGCATGAAACCGCTGGATGTGCTAAAATCAGCTACCTCTGTAAACGCGGATGTGTTCGGTTTAAGCAATAGTTTGGGGCGTATAAAAACTGGTTTACTAGCCGATATTATTGCTGTTCAGGGTAACCCTGCTACAAGTATAAGCGACATTCGTAAGGTAACTTTTGTAATGAAAGGCGGAGAAATCGTTCTGGGAGAATAA
- a CDS encoding alpha-amylase family glycosyl hydrolase: protein MAEDKKHLWWQSGIIYQIYPRSFQDSNGDGIGDLNGIRQRLDYLQWLGIDAIWISPIYPSPMADFGYDISDYTGIHPLFGTMADFDSLLEEVHRRDMKMILDLVPNHTSDQHPWFLESRSSKDNPKRDWYIWEDAKPDGSEPNNWLSVFGGSGWEWDEKTGQYYYHAFLKEQPDLNWRNPEVQKAMFDAMRFWLDKGVDGFRVDVMWHMIKDKLLRDNPPNPDYKPEMATYEKLTPAFSTDQPEAHHLVREMRKVTNEYQDRVIIGEIYLPIQKLVTYYGINGNGAHLPFNFMLLTLPWNARKIAAHIDEYEGALPENGWPNWVLGNHDKSRIATRIGMEQARVAAMLLLTLRGTPTLYYGDEIGMADVPIPEEEIQDPQGLNMPGLNLSRDPARTPMQWDASENAGFTTGKPWLRLAGNYKQVNVEAAKENTESILALYRQLIQLRRSEPALSIGDYIPVQAEGDVLAYRRVHQETDLLIVLNMGNNNCPFKPKYLTPKGQIILSTEVKQENHQADEQLNLQPNEGMIIRLTNED from the coding sequence ATGGCGGAAGATAAAAAGCACCTATGGTGGCAAAGCGGAATCATTTATCAGATTTACCCACGCTCTTTTCAGGATAGCAACGGCGATGGCATCGGCGACCTGAACGGCATCCGTCAGCGGCTAGACTACCTGCAATGGCTGGGCATCGATGCGATATGGATCTCTCCTATCTATCCATCGCCGATGGCAGATTTTGGCTACGACATATCAGATTATACTGGCATTCACCCGCTGTTCGGTACTATGGCCGACTTTGATAGCCTGCTTGAAGAAGTACACCGCCGGGATATGAAAATGATATTAGACCTGGTGCCTAACCATACTTCTGATCAGCATCCCTGGTTCCTGGAATCCCGCTCATCAAAAGACAACCCGAAACGGGACTGGTACATTTGGGAAGATGCCAAACCAGATGGCAGCGAACCTAACAACTGGCTTAGTGTATTTGGGGGCAGCGGCTGGGAATGGGATGAAAAAACTGGGCAATATTATTACCATGCCTTCCTAAAAGAGCAACCCGACCTTAACTGGCGCAATCCTGAAGTACAGAAGGCGATGTTTGATGCTATGCGTTTCTGGCTGGACAAAGGTGTAGATGGCTTCAGGGTAGATGTTATGTGGCACATGATAAAAGACAAACTTCTGCGCGACAACCCACCAAACCCTGACTATAAACCTGAGATGGCTACCTATGAGAAATTGACTCCTGCCTTCTCTACCGATCAGCCCGAAGCACACCACCTGGTGCGTGAAATGCGGAAAGTGACAAACGAGTACCAGGACCGTGTGATTATAGGAGAAATATACCTGCCCATCCAGAAGCTGGTAACCTATTATGGCATCAATGGGAATGGCGCACATCTCCCATTTAACTTTATGCTGCTAACACTGCCTTGGAATGCCCGAAAAATAGCGGCTCATATCGATGAATATGAAGGCGCCTTGCCTGAAAACGGCTGGCCGAACTGGGTATTGGGTAACCACGATAAGTCTCGCATTGCTACAAGGATCGGGATGGAGCAGGCACGGGTGGCGGCCATGTTGTTGCTAACGTTGCGTGGCACTCCCACTTTATACTATGGCGACGAGATCGGGATGGCAGATGTACCGATTCCGGAAGAGGAGATACAAGACCCGCAAGGGTTAAACATGCCCGGGCTGAACCTGAGCCGCGACCCTGCCCGCACACCTATGCAATGGGATGCTTCTGAAAATGCTGGTTTTACAACCGGCAAGCCCTGGCTTCGTCTGGCCGGCAACTATAAACAGGTAAATGTAGAAGCTGCAAAAGAAAATACGGAATCTATACTTGCGCTTTACCGCCAACTGATACAACTTCGCAGAAGTGAACCGGCTTTAAGTATAGGCGATTATATACCCGTTCAGGCTGAAGGCGATGTGCTGGCTTACCGCCGTGTGCACCAGGAAACTGACCTGCTGATTGTGTTAAATATGGGTAACAATAACTGCCCGTTTAAACCGAAGTACCTTACACCAAAAGGACAGATTATACTTAGCACAGAGGTCAAACAAGAAAACCACCAGGCAGATGAACAGCTAAACCTACAGCCAAACGAAGGCATGATTATCAGGTTAACAAATGAAGACTAA
- a CDS encoding M28 family peptidase: protein MRNYTLFFLLCCLLATSTSFSQTIKLEKKVAKAMKKADSKAIKAHIDYLADDKLLGRKPGTPGYQMAVDYVIDQYKKTGVAPAGENNTYLQTVRLRQATTGAGASITAINAKGEQTALHIGNDAVIYPNPVLQNVTIEAPLVFAGYGISAPDLGYDDYAGIDAKGKIVVVFRGAPEKFESTVAAYNMDQSNTLRNAVLHGAVGVIVVAPNEKAKLPNLQKGVYSVMTPDGKVGASRTYVSDNIKLLANLSYNTLQQFFKQSNLDLAKAQESIKAGKPASAALQASIKATYTSGYHDFESYNVVGKITGSNPQLKDEYVVHSAHLDHVGIGTPVNGDSIYNGAHDNASGVASLLEIARIYNHVKEKPKRSVLLVMVTAEEMGLLGSAYFANYPTVPSDKMIANVNTDMPAIIAPLLSVVALGAQHSSLANQVAQASAYMGLGVEEDPEPDQNRFIRSDQYSFVVQGVPALHIKYGNKTKDGKNNLDETVKKWREEYYHKPQDGPNGIFDYDAGKKYAQLNFLIGYLVAQQNERPTWNQNDFFGTRAVQ from the coding sequence ATGCGCAACTATACACTATTTTTCCTGCTATGCTGCCTGCTGGCTACCAGTACTTCTTTTTCTCAAACTATAAAACTGGAAAAGAAAGTGGCGAAAGCCATGAAAAAGGCAGACTCCAAAGCTATTAAAGCCCATATCGATTACCTGGCAGATGATAAACTGCTGGGCCGCAAACCCGGTACTCCCGGTTACCAGATGGCGGTAGATTATGTGATCGATCAGTATAAGAAAACAGGTGTAGCTCCGGCTGGCGAAAACAACACTTACCTACAAACAGTACGACTGCGTCAGGCTACAACCGGAGCTGGTGCAAGTATAACAGCCATTAACGCCAAAGGTGAACAAACTGCCTTACATATTGGAAACGACGCAGTTATTTACCCAAACCCGGTGCTGCAGAACGTAACTATAGAAGCTCCCCTGGTATTTGCCGGTTACGGCATTTCAGCACCTGACCTGGGCTATGATGATTATGCTGGAATAGATGCAAAAGGCAAGATAGTAGTGGTGTTCCGTGGTGCCCCTGAGAAGTTTGAAAGCACAGTAGCAGCCTATAACATGGACCAGAGCAATACGCTGAGAAATGCTGTGTTACATGGTGCTGTAGGTGTTATAGTTGTTGCGCCAAACGAGAAAGCCAAGTTGCCAAATCTGCAGAAAGGTGTTTACAGTGTTATGACGCCGGATGGTAAAGTTGGCGCATCTCGTACGTATGTTTCAGATAACATTAAGTTACTGGCCAACCTTAGCTACAACACACTGCAGCAATTCTTTAAACAAAGCAACCTTGACCTGGCAAAAGCACAGGAAAGTATAAAAGCTGGCAAACCGGCATCGGCAGCATTACAGGCAAGTATAAAAGCAACCTATACTTCCGGCTACCACGATTTTGAAAGCTATAATGTTGTAGGTAAGATCACAGGCTCAAATCCACAACTGAAAGACGAATATGTGGTGCATAGCGCTCACCTGGACCACGTAGGCATCGGAACTCCTGTTAACGGAGATTCTATCTATAACGGTGCTCACGATAACGCATCAGGTGTAGCAAGTTTACTTGAAATTGCGCGTATCTATAACCATGTTAAAGAAAAACCAAAACGATCTGTGCTGCTGGTGATGGTTACTGCTGAAGAAATGGGGCTATTAGGTTCTGCTTACTTTGCAAACTACCCTACTGTGCCATCTGATAAAATGATTGCAAACGTTAACACAGATATGCCTGCCATCATAGCCCCTCTGTTATCGGTGGTGGCACTGGGTGCGCAGCATTCTTCGCTGGCCAACCAGGTGGCGCAGGCCAGTGCTTATATGGGTCTAGGCGTTGAAGAAGACCCTGAACCGGACCAGAACCGCTTTATCCGCAGCGACCAGTATAGCTTTGTTGTGCAGGGCGTGCCTGCACTACATATTAAGTATGGCAATAAAACCAAAGACGGTAAAAACAACCTGGATGAGACCGTGAAGAAGTGGCGTGAAGAATACTACCACAAACCACAGGATGGACCAAATGGCATTTTTGATTACGATGCTGGGAAAAAGTATGCACAACTTAACTTCCTGATCGGGTACCTGGTAGCACAGCAAAACGAAAGACCAACCTGGAACCAGAACGATTTCTTTGGCACCAGAGCAGTACAGTAA
- the tamL gene encoding translocation and assembly module lipoprotein TamL, with amino-acid sequence MFVALPAYFTYKKLSIVLAAILLLILSGCAGTKRIPKDDALFTGFSVKVDGKNDSSNRQKLMQTELSSTVRPKPNFSILGMRPKLAIHNMFYTEKEKGIKHWIQTKLGEPPVLISTVDTNSVSQVMSDRLHNRGYFNNAVTSKTTIKNKKATIDWTASVSEPYRFRKIEYILADSLPVHQAIKAAQPETLLKSGDPYDLEAMTGERVRIDANLKNKGYFYFSPDLLIYSVDTTVGNRQADVLMRLKKDVPSHTLRPYTIDDIYIFANFTIADSLSVSDTIEYKGYHYIPNENYVRARHLLYGVFLEHDSLYSRQEHLLTINRLSGLPAYKFVNIDYKPDTTQQGKLDSFIYLTPAFKKSLRLHGRYVNKSSNFSGPGLSVSFRNRNAFKGSELLTVDFTGNFESQVGGGGNNETTPEGEEVTNNNLTSYELGVQTTLTIPRIVSPFKFRNLRTEFVPKTRITAGFNFLNRVQYYQMNSVNASYAYNWRPKPKFTHDLTPINLQYVQLGNITPAFEGILEENPYLRRSFEDQFIIGSMYQFTYSNQMETNRTHQFFYNFVLDGSGNLINGLQTLTGAEDPEEDMPRTLIGKPYSQYVLTENDFRYYFNFGRESQIATRLMAGIGYAHGNSTVLPYVKQFSVGGPNSVRAYRARSVGPGTFEDTTATNISYFDQTGEILLEGNIEYRFPLAGFFKGAVFLDAGNVWMLRDTFDDEGEPDRPGGKFEGNEFLAELAVGTGFGLRIDVEFFVIRFDLGIPVRDPSKDAGERNVLSDFKFGFSGENSMILNIAIGYPF; translated from the coding sequence ATGTTTGTAGCTCTACCTGCATACTTTACTTACAAAAAACTGAGCATAGTTTTGGCAGCCATTCTGTTGCTTATACTTTCAGGGTGTGCCGGCACAAAGCGCATACCCAAAGATGATGCCCTGTTTACTGGTTTTAGTGTGAAAGTAGATGGCAAAAACGACAGCAGTAACCGCCAGAAGCTAATGCAGACAGAACTGTCATCCACGGTACGTCCTAAGCCTAACTTTTCTATACTTGGTATGCGGCCTAAACTGGCTATACACAACATGTTTTATACTGAGAAAGAGAAAGGTATAAAGCACTGGATACAAACCAAATTAGGAGAGCCACCTGTACTTATTTCTACAGTAGATACAAATAGTGTAAGCCAGGTAATGAGCGACCGCCTGCATAACCGGGGCTATTTCAACAACGCTGTAACAAGCAAAACCACTATCAAAAACAAGAAAGCAACTATAGACTGGACTGCCTCTGTAAGCGAGCCGTACCGCTTCCGTAAAATAGAGTATATTTTAGCTGATTCGTTGCCGGTGCACCAAGCTATTAAAGCTGCTCAGCCGGAAACGCTTCTTAAATCCGGAGACCCATACGACCTGGAAGCAATGACCGGGGAGCGCGTGCGCATTGATGCCAACCTGAAAAACAAAGGCTATTTCTACTTCAGCCCGGACCTGCTAATTTATAGTGTAGATACAACTGTCGGCAACCGGCAGGCTGATGTTTTGATGCGGCTAAAGAAAGATGTACCCAGCCATACGTTGCGGCCTTATACGATAGATGATATCTACATTTTTGCCAACTTTACCATAGCCGATAGCCTATCGGTAAGCGATACCATAGAATACAAAGGTTACCATTACATCCCGAATGAGAACTATGTAAGAGCGCGGCATCTGCTTTACGGTGTATTTCTGGAACACGATAGTCTGTACTCCCGCCAGGAGCATTTGCTAACTATAAACAGGCTTTCCGGTCTGCCTGCTTACAAATTCGTGAACATAGATTACAAACCGGATACAACACAGCAAGGTAAACTTGATTCCTTTATTTACCTCACCCCTGCTTTCAAGAAATCGCTGCGTCTGCATGGCAGATATGTAAATAAATCTTCCAACTTTTCAGGACCGGGATTATCAGTCTCGTTCCGGAACAGGAATGCATTTAAAGGCTCTGAGCTTCTTACAGTAGATTTTACAGGTAACTTCGAAAGCCAGGTAGGTGGCGGTGGCAACAACGAGACAACCCCTGAGGGCGAAGAAGTAACCAACAACAACCTTACCTCCTATGAGTTAGGGGTACAAACCACACTTACTATTCCGCGTATTGTATCGCCTTTTAAATTCAGGAACCTGCGCACCGAATTTGTGCCTAAAACACGTATTACTGCAGGTTTTAATTTCCTGAACAGGGTGCAGTATTACCAGATGAACTCTGTTAACGCCTCGTATGCTTACAACTGGCGCCCTAAACCTAAGTTCACGCACGATTTAACCCCGATAAACCTGCAATATGTACAGTTGGGCAATATTACTCCGGCATTCGAAGGAATACTGGAAGAAAACCCATACCTGCGCCGGAGCTTCGAGGACCAGTTTATTATAGGCTCGATGTACCAGTTCACGTATTCGAACCAGATGGAAACCAACCGTACGCACCAGTTCTTCTATAACTTTGTTCTGGATGGGTCAGGCAACCTGATAAATGGTCTGCAAACCCTGACCGGTGCTGAAGACCCGGAAGAAGATATGCCGCGTACACTTATTGGCAAGCCTTACTCCCAGTATGTGCTGACCGAGAATGACTTCCGCTATTACTTTAACTTTGGCAGAGAAAGCCAGATTGCAACACGTTTAATGGCAGGTATAGGGTATGCCCACGGAAACTCCACGGTATTGCCCTATGTAAAACAATTCTCTGTTGGCGGCCCTAACAGCGTCCGGGCTTATCGGGCCCGAAGCGTAGGTCCCGGTACCTTCGAGGATACTACTGCTACAAACATTTCTTACTTCGATCAGACTGGAGAAATTTTACTGGAAGGCAATATAGAATACCGTTTTCCGCTGGCTGGTTTTTTCAAAGGAGCGGTGTTTCTTGATGCCGGTAACGTCTGGATGCTCAGGGATACCTTTGACGATGAGGGGGAGCCCGACAGACCCGGCGGGAAATTTGAAGGCAATGAATTTTTAGCGGAACTAGCTGTAGGCACCGGATTTGGCTTGCGCATAGATGTCGAGTTTTTTGTAATAAGATTTGATTTAGGTATACCTGTGCGTGACCCGAGTAAGGATGCGGGTGAACGTAATGTGCTTTCAGATTTCAAGTTTGGGTTTAGCGGCGAAAATAGTATGATCCTGAACATTGCGATCGGATATCCTTTCTAG